The Chryseobacterium sp. G0186 genome includes the window AAAAAAGGAACTTTTAAAAAGTTCCTCTATTTGCTTCAAGAACAGCCTTTAGCTCAGCCCAGCCTCCGCCGTTATAACCATCCTTTAATCCTTGTGAATTAAGATATTCTAATGCTTTTCCACTTCTGTTTCCACTTCTGCAGAATAGAATTACCGGCTTTTCGATGGATAGAATCTCGTCCTGTCTATCTTCTACTTCTCCTAGGGGAATATTTTTAGCACCATCTATATTTCCGTCCATTTCAAGCTCCATTGGCTCACGAACGTCGATCAATTCATAGTTTCCAGATTGTATTATTTCTATTAAAGACATAGTTGTTTGTTTTAAACATTAAATTGTGAACGAAATTACGTAATTTTTTTTTGAAAAAAATCTTAATTAAAACATAAATTTTCAGAAAGGAAGCTGTATTGTCGTTAAATGAAGTACTGAATTACAGCATTAAAAGATTGATAAAATAATCTTAATTTTGCAGGGTGAAATTGATCAACGCAGGCGCCGAAAAATATTCCCAACTGATAAAGTCCAAGGCAAAAAGTTTTGGATTCCAGAGTTGCGGCATTTCCAAGGCTGATTTTCTGGAGGAAGATGCCCCTCACCTTGAGAAATGGCTGAAGAATAACTTCAATGGCGAAATGAAGTATATGGAAAATCATTTTGACAAAAGACTGGACCCCAGACTCTTGGTAGAGGGCTCAAAATCTGTTATTTCACTTTCTTACAATTACTTTCCTGAGGAAAAAATCTCTATCCTGGAGAATTTTAAAATTTCAAAATATGCCTATGCAGAAGACTACCACGAAGTGATCAAGGAGATTCTTCGCGAAATGGTTGCTGAGTTGCAGGAAGAAATCGGAGAGTTCGGATTCAGGGTTTTTGTAGATTCAGCTCCTGTTTTGGAGAGAAGTTGGGCGAGAAAATCCGGTATTGGATGGATTGGGAAAAATGCAAACCTCATTACAAAACAAAATG containing:
- a CDS encoding rhodanese-like domain-containing protein; the protein is MSLIEIIQSGNYELIDVREPMELEMDGNIDGAKNIPLGEVEDRQDEILSIEKPVILFCRSGNRSGKALEYLNSQGLKDGYNGGGWAELKAVLEANRGTF
- the queG gene encoding tRNA epoxyqueuosine(34) reductase QueG, which produces MNAGAEKYSQLIKSKAKSFGFQSCGISKADFLEEDAPHLEKWLKNNFNGEMKYMENHFDKRLDPRLLVEGSKSVISLSYNYFPEEKISILENFKISKYAYAEDYHEVIKEILREMVAELQEEIGEFGFRVFVDSAPVLERSWARKSGIGWIGKNANLITKQNGSFYFLAEIICDLELIPDHETTDHCGTCRKCIDACPTDAIVSEKIIDGSRCISYATIELKDEIPDHFKDKMENWMFGCDICQDVCPWNRFSAPHQQSRFKPNEALKNFKKGEWKELTQEIFSEIFKKSPVKRTKFAGLKRNIEFLQKSAD